The sequence TTATGTGCATTTAACAAAGTATAGTCTTAGATATATGGGCAAAATTATTGTTCGAGCTCAGGAAAAAAATGAGAGCATCAAAGGTTATGTAACAGCTCTCAGTCAGGAAGAAGACAATATTAATGTTGATGAGCAACTGCAGGCAAAGATTACCTTTGGGCAAAAAATTGCCGATGCTGTGGCTAAATTTGGCGGTTCTTGGACCTTTATTATTTCTTTTATTTTATTGATGGCAGCTTGGATGCTAATCAATCAGTTGCGCCTGTTTGGTCTGCATTTTGATGTCTATCCTTTTATTTTACTCAACCTTGCTCTATCCACTCTAGCAGCAGTTCAGGCTCCTCTCATTATGATGAGTCAAAATCGGGCGGCAGAATACGACCGTTTGCAAGCTTTAAATGATTTTAATGTTAATAAGAAATCTGAAGAAGAAATCCGTTTTCTGCATGCTAAATTGGACCATATTGTTCAGCAAGACCAAAGTGAGCTGTTAGAAATACAAAAACTACAGACAGAAATGCTGGCAGCTATTAGCCGTCAGCTGACACGTTTAGAAAGCATGCAAAATCAAATGGAAGGAGTGAAAGAAGAAAATGAGTGATAAAAAAATTGACTTGGTTATTGTGACCGGTATGAGTGGGGCCGGTAAGACAGTTGCCATTCAGTCTTTTGAAGACTTGGGTTATTTTACCATTGACAATATGCCGCCAGCATTGGTTCCCAAATTTTTGGAATTAGTCGAAAGCAGCGGTGAAAATGATAAAGTGGCTTTGGTAGTTGATATGCGCAGCCGTCTCTTTTTTAAGGAGGTCAGTTCTATTTTAGATAAGATTGACTTAAATGAGACGATTAATTTTCGAATTCTCTTTTTAGATGCTACAGATAGCGAATTGGTTTCACGGTATAAGGAAACACGTCGCAGTCATCCTTTGGCTACAACTGGCCGTGTTTTGGATGGTATCGCTCTTGAAAGAGAGCTGTTAGCACCCTTGAAGAATCTCAGCCAAAATGTTGTTGATACGACCGATTTAACACCACGTCAACTCCGTAAAACCATTTCCGACCAATTTTCTGCTGAGAAAAATCAAACCAGTTTTCGTTTAGAGGTTGTCAGCTTTGGATTCAAATATGGTTTACCTTTGGATGCAGATCTAGTTTTTGATGTGCGTTTTCTGCCTAATCCGTACTATAAACCAGAGCTGCGAGATAAAACAGGACTGGATAAAGATGTCTCAGATTATGTTATGCAGCATCAGGAGTCAGAAGAATTTTATCAACGCTTATTGGCTTTGTTAGCACCTATTTTACCGGGTTATCAAAAGGAAGGGAAATCTGTTCTGACTATTGCTATTGGCTGTACAGGTGGTCAGCACCGCAGTGTAGCTTTTGCTCATCGGCTGGCTCAAGATTTGGGACAAAATTGGACAGTTAATGAGAGCCATCGTGATAAAAATCGGCGTAAAGAGACGGTGAATCGTTCATGAGAAAACCTAAAATAACTGTTATTGGCGGTGGAACAGGGATACCTGTTATTCTCAACAGTCTGCGTCATGAAGAGGTAGATATCACAGCAATCGTTACTGTAGCAGATGATGGCGGCAGTTCTGGTGCTATCCGTCATGTTATGCAATTAACGCCTCCAGGAGATCTTAGGAATGTCTTAGTTGCTATGAGTGATATGCCAAAATTTTATGAGAGAATCTTTCAATATCGCTTTAACGCTGAAGACGGGGCATTAGCCGGTCATCCTTTGGGAAATTTAATCATTGCAGGTATTTCTGAGATGCAGGGTTCTACCTACAATGCTATGCAGATATTGTCAAAATTTTTCCATACAACAGGTAAGATTTATCCTTCAAGTGAAAAGGCTTTAACGCTTCATGCTGTTTTTCAGGATGGGCAGGAAGTGGTTGGTGAAAGTCAGATTGCCAAGCATAAAGGGATGATCGATCATGTCTATGTGGCTAATAGCTATGACGATGCTAAGCCGACTGCCAGTCGTAAGGTTGTTGATGCTATTATGGAAAGTGATATGATTGTTCTAGGTCCGGGTTCGCTCTTCACTTCCATTCTCCCAAACTTAGTCATTGATGAAATTGGAAAAGCACTCTGTGAGACCAAGGCAGAAGTGGCCTATGTTTGCAATATTATGACTCAATATGGCGAAACGGAACACTTTACAGATGCTGACCATGTGCGAGTTCTCAATCGTCATTTGGGACAAAACTTTATTGATACCGTTTTGGTTAATGTAGAAAAAGTCCCTCAGGATTATATGAATTCTAATCGATTTGATGAATACCTCATTCAAGTAGAGCATGACTTTGCTGGACTTCAAGAGCAGGTACCCCGAGTGGTTTCTTCTAATTTTCTTTGTTTGGAAAATGGCGGTGCTTTTCACAATGGTAAAAGTGTTGTGGCTGAATTGATGAATTTAATCAAGGTGAAAGAGCTATGAGCTTTACCACACAGGTGAAAGAAGAAATCTTAAATTTGAATTCAGCTGACAAAAATGAATTGTCGGCTATTATTAAGATGTCAGGGAGTTTGGGCTTGACAGATAAAAAGCTCAGTTTGTCCATCATTACTGAAAATGCTAAAATTGCTCGCCATATTTACGCCTTATTGGAACGACTCTATCGGATTAATCCTGAGATAAAGTACCATCACAAAACCAACTTGCGAAAAAACCGTGTTTATACTGTTTTTTTAGATGACAATGTTGAACAAATATTGGCCGATTTACAGCTTTCGGATTCTTTTTTGGAACTGAAACTGGCATTGGACAGCAAATTTTATCTGATGATGATGCTGGCCGTTCTTATTTGAAAGGAGCCTTCCTTTCTACTGGCTCCATCCGAGATCCTGAATCGGGCAAATATCAGTTGGAGATTTTCTCTGTTTATCTTGATCATGCTGAAGATTTAGCAAAACTAATGCAAAAGTTTATGTTAGATACCAAGGTGATCGAGCATAAACACGGTGCAGTTACTTATTTGCAAAAAGCAGAAGATATCATGGATTTTCTGATTATTATCGGCAGTATGGAAGGCATGGCAGCTTTTGAAAATATTAAAGTTATGCGCGAAACAAGAAATGATGTCAATCGTACCAGCAATGCCGAAACAGCTAATATTGCTAAGACGATTAATGCTAGTATCAAAACGATTAATAATATTAACAAAATAAAAGAAACTGTTGGTTTGGAAAGTTTGCCAATAGAATTGCAGCAGATTGCCCAAATCAGAGCAGCTCATCCTGACTTTTCTATCCAGCAGATTGCTGATAGCTTAGCTGCACCTTTAACCAAGAGCGGCGTTAATCATAGGTTAAGAAAAATTAATAAAATTGCTGAAGATTTATAATAAAGAAAGGAATCGAATAAGGACTAAACGCTGTGTCAAAAAAAACAGAAGTCCTAGAGACTGATGATTCTTTAACCTTATCCTATTTTGACTTTGCGTTTTTGAGGCTCTAAGCTAATGCACAGTGTAGAAAATGCCTATAAGCATTTTCGTTTAGTGACGCAGAGATTTTATCTCCCGCCACTAATCACTGGGTAGACGGGCTTTGGATCTTACTAACTGAACACACCCTAAAAGCGTCGTGAAAAAGATAAGCTTCCTTGTGTGTAAGCCACACGGCGTCAGCTTCCTATTTTCATCTCGCTTTCTTGACGGGTTTTGTATCTTGGTTTAACTGAACACGGGCTACGGACGGCCGCAAAAAGATAAACATAT comes from Streptococcus troglodytae and encodes:
- a CDS encoding DUF1003 domain-containing protein; protein product: MTTVLNKKQTYKDIFDGRSYQKVDGALFKNLDQGLKNELLEDYPKLKDDDFIAYVHLTKYSLRYMGKIIVRAQEKNESIKGYVTALSQEEDNINVDEQLQAKITFGQKIADAVAKFGGSWTFIISFILLMAAWMLINQLRLFGLHFDVYPFILLNLALSTLAAVQAPLIMMSQNRAAEYDRLQALNDFNVNKKSEEEIRFLHAKLDHIVQQDQSELLEIQKLQTEMLAAISRQLTRLESMQNQMEGVKEENE
- a CDS encoding YvcK family protein; its protein translation is MRKPKITVIGGGTGIPVILNSLRHEEVDITAIVTVADDGGSSGAIRHVMQLTPPGDLRNVLVAMSDMPKFYERIFQYRFNAEDGALAGHPLGNLIIAGISEMQGSTYNAMQILSKFFHTTGKIYPSSEKALTLHAVFQDGQEVVGESQIAKHKGMIDHVYVANSYDDAKPTASRKVVDAIMESDMIVLGPGSLFTSILPNLVIDEIGKALCETKAEVAYVCNIMTQYGETEHFTDADHVRVLNRHLGQNFIDTVLVNVEKVPQDYMNSNRFDEYLIQVEHDFAGLQEQVPRVVSSNFLCLENGGAFHNGKSVVAELMNLIKVKEL
- the rapZ gene encoding RNase adapter RapZ, translated to MSDKKIDLVIVTGMSGAGKTVAIQSFEDLGYFTIDNMPPALVPKFLELVESSGENDKVALVVDMRSRLFFKEVSSILDKIDLNETINFRILFLDATDSELVSRYKETRRSHPLATTGRVLDGIALERELLAPLKNLSQNVVDTTDLTPRQLRKTISDQFSAEKNQTSFRLEVVSFGFKYGLPLDADLVFDVRFLPNPYYKPELRDKTGLDKDVSDYVMQHQESEEFYQRLLALLAPILPGYQKEGKSVLTIAIGCTGGQHRSVAFAHRLAQDLGQNWTVNESHRDKNRRKETVNRS